TCATTTTTGTCTTAAAGTCTGAGtagctttatttttaaagtccATACAGGTACAGGAAATCCTTTCAGCTTTACATTTAAGTGCAAAGAGAGATGGTATCAAAAAGTGTTTTTACTGCTGAAGAAATTCGGAGTTAAAGCGTCACCTTATCTGGACTGAAGTGCAAAAAGTTCCCACCTGACCTCCACAGAATCAGCTGTGCTTTTTTGTTTAATGATTTCAGCCCATCTCATTAAATTACAAAGAGTCTTTTGTAAATTTTGAAAGTTTCAGGGCTGAACCTCTGTTTAAAAACTGCAACCAAATCAATTTAAAGCCACTCCAAGGGTCACACTCGCCATTGGCTTTTGAGCATCAGTATGATGGGATATATCAGAGTTTCAATCAgctgtttaatgtttaatgaaGTAGAGGAACAAATACCTGAGCATCAACATGATACCTGAGGTTTGCATACGTTTCTTTGTGCGTGGTGGTTTTTTCAGGCCACTCGGCACGCTGAGATGGTCGCTCTGGATCAGGTCCTGGACTGGTGTTGGCGTAGCAGCTTGGACGCGAAGAGCGTGTGCGAGCGGATGGCGCTGTACGTCACCGTGGAGCCGTGCATAATGTGTGCTGCAGCGCTGCGCCTCCTCAGTATCCTCACCTCACCTCTCTGctagtgtgtgtgcatgtgtgtatgtgtgtttggatTCAGTTGTTGTTCCTTTACCAGCTGTCAGACATCCCCGTGGTCGTGTACGGCTGCAGGAACGAGCGCTTCGGAGGCTGCGGCTCAGTCCTGGATGTTTCCTCTGCAGACCTGCCTCACACTGGGACCCAGTTCAAGGTCCGTGTTTGCTCCTGGTGTCTTTCTGGATTCCGCCTGCATGTTTGTGGAGTAGTTTGTGCTTCCTGCAGCTGAGTTCAGAAATCTTTAGGCAAGCAGATCAGCTCCTTTTCTGAATGGGATGCTCAAGAGTTACATGAATGTAAAGTCCTTGTGTGGTGCAGTGTGTAGTGTgtataatatgtgtgtgtgttcagtgtatTTCAGGTCACAGAGCAGAGGAAGCCGTAGACATGCTGAAGACTTTCTACAAACAGGAGAATCCAaatggtgaaaaacaaaaccactctgcatgtttttttttctcctcctcatgCTCCATTatcaaaatgttttatattttcatacTTTACTGTTGCTTTTTTGCaccattgtttctttttttacactattattccttctcttttttttctcacagtgTTAAACTTTCTGTCTGTTTCAGCCCCCAAACCCAAAACAAGGAAGGAGTGATCTCCAAGAAACATCCTATTACAAGTTTTTAATAGTTGTGTGGATTttttataatattattaattaaattatattttacatacatttttgtgtattgatttttttactgtttgtcTAACCTTTTTTTACCTATTAATATGACATTAATAAAGGACATCTTATTTACAGTTATAATTTAGCATTAGTGTTTCTGTTCATGCAGACTGCCACCAGAGGGCGCTATAGACCAACGGTCTTCCTGTCACTGAACCTCCACATAGAAGAAATAAAACTTTAGTCTTTGGAGTAATAAATactatatttaaaagaaatttaTGATATTTTCCACAAGAATGACGATAAGAAATCACTTATAGAAAGGAGGAGGCAAATCTTCACTGGATGTTGTGTGGGTGAACTTTACACGCTCTTTTCTCCGTCTTGCGTATTGATTTGTATAGTTTAGAAGCACACTCTTGGCCTGCTTTATCTCTAAATGTGATGCATACCACTTCCTGTGATATTTTTCCGAGAACGAGTCAGGCAGTGTGAGAAACTAAGGAAGTGTGCGTGTGCCTGAGAGCGCTTCTCAACGGGAGTGACCTTCACAGCTGCTCGTATAAGAGAAACACACATGCTGACACAATTCAGCTCGTTTCACTtcctctcagacacacacacacacacacactctgtggtGTGTCAGTTGGTAGCATTAGCAGTTAGGTTGTATTGACAGTGTCTGCGTGTGCGTTGCTGggtatgtgtgtctgtttcaTGTGTCCTGCTGTTTTTATTCCTCCCCCTGGCTCCAACAAAGGGATTGATggaatttaaacttttttgcaCTTTCTTTTACTCTTTGTCTTTTCAAGGTTGTCACCACTTCCTTCCTgtctccttccttcctttttgtGGCTGAtaacttccttccttccttctccATTTCCGTCCTTTTATTTGTTAATTTCCCACTCCCCTTCTTTTCCATAATTTTGTGAAAGTAGTTTTTTGTCTTAAAACTTTCTTCTGCTTACCGtccttttactgctttttacttttttaatttgCTACTCTCATTTTTTCCTATCTTAAAGTAGAAAGTTATTTTATGTCActgcataataaaataataataatgatgaaacAGAATAACATTGTGCTAACACGACCAAGCTGCATATAATACACCTGCTAATTAGCACTATGTAATAGACTAAGTGCTACATTTTaatcaccaaaactgaagcacaaacttaTTGAAGCTCCAAGCAGGACATGTTATTTGTCACATAGtaattccattaaaaatgcACCAAAAGCATAAATGTGACGTCCAGATCAGCGACTCTCTTTAGATAATAAGAGTTATAAGCCTTAGCAGTGAGGCTTAGCAGACAGCTATCACACATCAATAATCTAATATTCCATAACCATTATATATattgtataatatatataattatacaatacaataaatatGATTGTGTATTgaatgtataaatatatgtaatacTTGTCTGTTGGCAGCCATGTCTCTTAACCTTaagctttaataaaaaaaaataaaaaaaagttctcaCTTGGCATCAAGAGTGAAATTAGCTCTAGAAACAATAACTGTATTTTGTATCAGGCTGTATTTATTAGATTTATTACTCCTGCAGGtctggacattttaacattggagtctgtGGGGATTACGTCACTTTTTCAatttttctagttttgtttgttagtttgttttttttcccatataCTTCTATACATGGCTTTCTGATGTGCTGTTTTGAAACTTTAAGATTTCTTAGACGTGACGAAGGAGGCCCTGATTGTTAAACTGGACGCTAATTGGCTAATTACTGACATCTCGTTAGCCAATGAGTATATCATTTTGATACTACAGCCAATCCTTCATTTTAATGGCTCAGTCACTTATTTTTAGTCATATAgactaaaaaaattaaaggtgTTTAGAAAATGATACTTATGTTATAAACTCAGCAGGAAAGTATTTACGGGGGTCAAGTCAGAAAGCTTTTTTTCTACAGACTTCTACAGGACtggaagttttgttttgtttttgtttttttgcattcacAGCTATCGCCACCTGGTGGTGCACTTCcacattggcttcatttttccctCCTACACTTCGACCAGTGATTCCCCAGTTGTGGGAATTCAACACGTAATCCAGGTAGGCTAGGCTGCACAAAaaactgtatttatatttatatatgaatGAAGTTACAGCTTTAGAAGCTTTGCTGCTGACCTACAGATGAATCCTGTAGGATACACTTCTGTGATAAGATGCCTTTTATAGGGTGAATAAAATGCTTTCGGTTTTCTACAGGATCAGATCCATTGGGATTAGTTCCCATATCAGTATGGGAACTAATCCCAATACTTTCTGTATTTCAGCTTAAAATTGACTTAAATGTCAAACTAATGAGACACGGCAGTGGGATTTGAAAATACTAATGTGTCATTGTCATTCTTCTTCTCACCTGTTTTTATTGCTGAGCTTGTCATTAGTTGGAATTGAACTTAACTTGAAAATTAAAGCTGTTAATGGAGAATGAAGTTCTCATCAAGAGTCACAACTAAAGTTTGTTAAATTCCAAACGGCTGTTCTATACAATCTAATTTTGTGCAAATGTTGGCGTCGCCTCCTGCTGGTCGTTAGAAAGAATACAGGTTTCTGGCACATTCACGTTTTGtctttcatatacagtctgtgaTCTTAGCTGGTGTGATGTTTTAAACTGccttcctcctttttctttcttgtgttaGCCGTTCCTCACCAGTTAATTTACTTCAGAGTTTTTCCACTTCCTTTTATGACCTTGTTCACTTTCCCCTTCATTCCCCCTTACTATCTCATCTATCAtacaggggttttttttcttttctacttCCACTTTTTCGTTCCTTTTATTACAAACTTGTAAAATACATGCACACGTTCCCACGATATTATTTGTTTACTAAAATCATCACGAGAAGCAGCTGAGAATTTAAAGCCGCGTTGGTTTTCTCATGAACCCGTTTTCCTGAGGACACTGAGCTCACAGATACATCAGATATATCAGATACACAGTTCTTTGTATTCATGTGAAACACGTGCCTCAGTCCAGCTCCTCTCTTCTCGTTAGCATGTAAATATATGCTAATACATGCAGAGCAGAATATTCGAGAATGTTTTAATGTGTCACCTCAGAGTGGAGGAGTTGATGTGTTAATGAAGagacagcgcacacacacacacacagagcagtgcAGGGTTGGCTGCGAGGCGCTAATGAACAGAGTGTGTTGTGTCAAACTCTCCTTTCCAAAACGACAGCGAGAGGAGTCTCACACAACCACActtctacaaacacacacacacacacactggagaacaccaaaaaaaagaaaaagctgtgtAATACGAGATGTCACGTTGTGTAAAggtgtttttattatattactGTCACAAGAGAagaggtgtgtttgtgttcaaggAGGAAGCAGACGCGGGGGGAGCTTAGCTGCTGACAGGACGTGTTGCATTGATGTGTTTTGTGGGTTCACAATTTTAACCTTTGCAGTCTAAAGAAATCGAACTAAAAGGGTCGTGCTCCACCTTTCTGCTCAGCACAGAGGGGGAGGCATCTTAGCTTCTGCCTGTGCTTTGTTTTGCAAATTCTTTTAAGTCAATTATGTTTCAATCAGTCTGCATATATTTACTTTATGGTCCTAACTTCTCTTTCATCCTTCCTGcatgtctgttttctttgtcaCATCTGTCCAACATTGAGAAACCCACCGCATTacttattttctgtttgttccttctttattatttttttctgctttggtAATTTTCTGCAcacatcagttttattttcgTCTCCTTATTTAATTAGTTCCTCTTTCATTGTGGGTCCAACTGCTTCGGTTCCTTCTTTCATTCTTGACATATTTGCTTTCAGCCTCGCACATCTGGGCGACAGATCTCAATTTATTTTGTTCTGGTTTATTCAGAGGAGGCCTTGGCAATTTACAGCTAACGGGGTGTCATGAGTGTCATTCACATCGTGTCTTATTGTTGCTTGAAGTTTCTGTTGTGACAGAGAGCTGGAAAACTCAGGCATGGTGaattctttctctctttgctcACTGCTTTAACCCAACCTCTGCTTGTGTGTGCGACCAGCATGGACACCGAAGCCAAATATTATAGACTTTATAAATCAAAGTAGTGTGTAGACTGTTACCGTCTTCTAATGTGTGTGGGTGTAATTAAGGATGAATTTATATTTCTATCCTTTGTTTTAGAGGCCTTATGAAGGTTTTATGACTAAACCGATGTTTTTATTAGTCTCATTATCTGATTATTATTCTCTAATTGGATGACTGAATTCTACCTGGTGTGTGAGTGATTATATGAACACTGCTTTGTACCAATTGAAGTTCAGTTCGACCAAAACCTTGTgactcaatttaaaaaaacgtGGTAAGTGACACAGTAGGAGAAATTTATCATTCATTTTTGCAGAAAAGGCACATAAAGTGAAAAAGGGGGTGTGTCTTGAATCTTAAATGACAATGAATCTGATATGTTGCAGatatcaaattcaaaataaacCTTATTTCCTATCAAACTACCTAATTTATTGAAGAAGATGTCGATGAATCTCACCATCATCCATGGGTTCAACTTCTTATATGTTGgcgaccagtgttggtcaagttacttgaaaaaagtaatcagtaactaattactgattactccCCCccaaagtaatcccgttactttactgattacttattttcaaaagtaattagttacttagttactttttaaaaacatgatttacaacctgaataggtaatatagcaatagatctttcagcccatttctaccttttctgcataatccatcatataaaatgtaatcaattGAAAAAGCCTCTTttgaaaacttgttttattagtttaaatcttttaactttatgcatcaagcaaaaatgaaattatatgcaacgttctctgactggaagaaatttgtttaacatttaaacctattttctgcacattccagcatataaaataaaatagttttttgtgtttagggGTTGTTTCGCTGTTAAAAGAAATTTTCTTCCCACACAGTGAAcagcggacactaatgtttttgtcactttttacggaatcaaactcaaagtaaggtcagtgcTTCCACACTTTGAACGCTGCAcagtcatactctctcccgcactcgctatattatccatttttgatctgcacacagctgttgccacgaacgtcgcactcgcttatgtcattttaatgagaCACTCTTGCAAACGAAATCACGGTTtcgtaacgcagtaacgcagcgtgcttacaggaaagtaacagtaatctaataaccttttttgcaatagtaatcccttactttactcattacttaAAAAAGGTAATTggattactgcccatctctgttgGCGACAGATGTACTGAAGTACACACATTGGAGGACCTTTGATTTGTCTTTCAGTCTCAAGTACAATATTCAGCTTTCAGACACTTGTAgattttgtgtttgctttttttccagGTGTTTCTTTGATTAGATGTGTCGCCATGGCCAGCTTTGCTGATGTTGTTGCAGAAAGCCTCGTCTCCCGTGACATGGTCTCGCTGTGTTTCTTACTCCAAATCAGATGGACTCTGGTCTATAGTATTCGGTAGTACTGACATAATTCTGATTGGCACACTAAAAAGGACAGAGTATGGTAAACAAGTCTAAGCATCACAGCTGAGCAGAGAGCACTAACTACTCTGTTAAATCCACTACTTCAATATAACTGCCAGGAAAAAGCTACTTTCTGTTGCCCCCTTTGTCACCAGTGGTCACCCCAGTGAGTTTCACCCTTCCTGACATACCTGTAAACACCATATTAC
The genomic region above belongs to Pelmatolapia mariae isolate MD_Pm_ZW linkage group LG15, Pm_UMD_F_2, whole genome shotgun sequence and contains:
- the adat2 gene encoding tRNA-specific adenosine deaminase 2 isoform X1, with amino-acid sequence MGTEEGSKEESVELFCPSEEEIERWMARAFDMAKEALENGEVPVGCLMVYKDEVVGKGRNEVNETKNATRHAEMVALDQVLDWCWRSSLDAKSVCERMALYVTVEPCIMCAAALRLLNIPVVVYGCRNERFGGCGSVLDVSSADLPHTGTQFKCISGHRAEEAVDMLKTFYKQENPNAPKPKTRKE
- the adat2 gene encoding tRNA-specific adenosine deaminase 2 isoform X2 encodes the protein MGTEEGSKEESVELFCPSEEEIERWMARAFDMAKEALENGEVPVGCLMVYKDEVVGKGRNEVNETKNATRHAEMVALDQVLDWCWRSSLDAKSVCERMALYVTVEPCIMCAAALRLLNIPVVVYGCRNERFGGCGSVLDVSSADLPHTGTQFKVRVCSWCLSGFRLHVCGVVCASCS